Proteins co-encoded in one Campylobacter jejuni genomic window:
- the frdC gene encoding fumarate reductase cytochrome b subunit, whose protein sequence is MRELIEGYLGKSIEGKKSKMPAKLDFIQSASGLFLGLFMWVHMLFVSTILVSEDFFNSVVHFLELKFVYDNPVMSYLTSFLAACVLVVFFVHALLAMRKFPINYRQYQILRTHSKKMNHSDTSLWWVQAFTGFIMFFLGSAHLIFIVTNADKISGDMSGDRVVSHFMWLFYAVLLVCVELHGSIGLYRLCVKWGWFEGKNVKESRKKLKTAKWIISIFFLVLGVLSLVAFIKIGYENYQNQTQTTAMIKNYNGANYEYTI, encoded by the coding sequence ATGCGTGAGCTTATCGAAGGTTATTTGGGTAAGAGCATTGAGGGCAAAAAAAGTAAAATGCCTGCGAAATTAGACTTTATCCAAAGTGCCTCAGGGCTTTTTTTAGGTCTTTTTATGTGGGTGCATATGCTTTTTGTTTCTACAATTTTAGTCAGTGAGGATTTTTTTAATTCTGTGGTACATTTTTTAGAATTAAAATTTGTTTACGATAATCCTGTTATGAGTTATCTTACTTCATTTTTAGCCGCCTGTGTTTTAGTGGTTTTTTTCGTCCATGCTTTACTTGCAATGAGAAAATTTCCTATTAATTACCGTCAGTATCAAATACTAAGAACACACAGTAAAAAAATGAATCACAGCGATACTTCGTTATGGTGGGTTCAAGCTTTTACAGGTTTTATTATGTTTTTCTTAGGTTCTGCTCATCTTATTTTTATTGTAACCAATGCAGATAAAATCAGCGGCGATATGTCAGGAGATAGGGTTGTAAGTCATTTTATGTGGCTTTTTTATGCTGTTCTTTTAGTCTGTGTTGAACTTCATGGAAGTATAGGGCTTTATAGACTTTGTGTTAAATGGGGTTGGTTTGAAGGAAAAAATGTAAAAGAAAGTCGTAAAAAGCTTAAAACTGCTAAATGGATAATCAGTATTTTCTTCCTAGTTTTAGGTGTGTTAAGTCTTGTAGCATTTATAAAAATAGGTTATGAAAATTACCAAAATCAAACCCAAACTACTGCGATGATAAAAAACTACAATGGAGCAAATTATGAATATACAATATAG
- the frdA gene encoding fumarate reductase flavoprotein subunit, translated as MNIQYSDALVIGGGLAGLRAAIEVAKSGQSVTLLSICPVKRSHSAAVQGGMQASLANGAKGEGDNEDLHFADTVKGSDWGCDQEVARMFAQTAPKAVRELAAWGVPWTRVTKGPRTVVINAQKTVIEEKEEAHGLINARDFGGTKKWRTCYIADATGHCMLYGVANEAIKHQVKIIDRMEAVRIIHDGKKCLGVIARDLTNGQLIAYIARGTMIATGGYGRIYKQTTNAVICEGTGAAIALETGLCRLSNMEAVQFHPTPIVPSGILLTEGCRGDGGILRDVDGYRFMPDYEPEKKELASRDVVSRRMMEHIRKGKGVKSPYGDHLWLDISILGRAHVEKNLRDVQDICKTFNGIDPADEGPKGWAPVLPMQHYSMGGIRTKPTGESQWLNGLFACGEAACWDMHGFNRLGGNSCAETVVAGMIVGDYFADYCKNNGEVIDTNVVKDFLTKEYQYLKSLVDKEGKYNVFEIKNRMKEIMWDKVAIFRTGEGLKEAVDELEKLYKDSQDVKVHCKELDCANPELEEAYRVPRMLKIALCVAYGALLRTESRGAHYREDYPKRDDLNWMKRTNTFWVEGETLPRIEYEELDIMKMEIPPAFRGYGAKGNIIENPLSEKRQAEVDAIREKMEAEGKGRYEIQNALMPYELQAKYKAPNQRIGVDYE; from the coding sequence ATGAATATACAATATAGTGATGCTTTAGTAATAGGCGGAGGATTAGCAGGTCTTAGAGCGGCTATTGAAGTAGCAAAGAGTGGCCAAAGTGTAACACTTTTAAGTATTTGTCCAGTGAAGCGTTCTCACTCTGCAGCGGTGCAAGGAGGTATGCAGGCAAGTTTAGCAAATGGGGCGAAAGGTGAGGGTGATAATGAAGATCTTCACTTCGCAGATACAGTAAAAGGAAGTGATTGGGGCTGTGATCAAGAAGTAGCAAGAATGTTTGCTCAAACTGCACCAAAAGCAGTGCGTGAACTTGCGGCTTGGGGTGTGCCTTGGACTAGAGTTACTAAAGGTCCAAGAACTGTTGTAATCAATGCGCAAAAAACTGTGATTGAAGAAAAAGAAGAAGCGCATGGACTTATCAATGCAAGGGATTTTGGTGGAACAAAAAAATGGAGAACTTGTTATATTGCAGATGCAACAGGCCATTGTATGCTTTATGGTGTAGCAAATGAAGCCATTAAACATCAAGTAAAAATCATTGATAGAATGGAAGCAGTAAGAATTATCCACGATGGTAAAAAATGTTTAGGTGTGATTGCTAGAGATTTAACCAACGGACAATTAATCGCTTATATTGCGAGAGGAACTATGATAGCAACAGGGGGTTATGGTAGAATTTATAAACAAACTACAAATGCAGTAATTTGTGAAGGAACAGGTGCGGCTATCGCTCTTGAAACGGGACTTTGCAGACTTTCAAACATGGAAGCAGTGCAATTTCACCCAACTCCTATTGTGCCAAGCGGTATTTTGCTTACCGAAGGTTGTCGTGGTGATGGCGGAATTTTGCGTGATGTGGATGGATATCGTTTTATGCCTGATTATGAACCAGAGAAAAAAGAACTTGCAAGCCGTGATGTGGTAAGTCGTAGAATGATGGAGCATATTCGTAAAGGTAAAGGTGTAAAAAGTCCTTATGGAGATCATTTATGGCTTGATATTTCTATACTAGGTCGTGCGCATGTGGAAAAAAATCTTCGTGATGTGCAAGATATTTGTAAAACTTTTAATGGTATTGATCCGGCAGATGAAGGTCCAAAAGGTTGGGCGCCAGTTCTTCCAATGCAACATTATTCTATGGGTGGAATTAGAACTAAACCAACAGGTGAAAGTCAATGGTTAAACGGACTTTTTGCTTGTGGAGAAGCAGCTTGCTGGGATATGCATGGATTTAATCGTTTAGGTGGAAATTCATGTGCTGAAACTGTTGTAGCAGGCATGATAGTGGGAGATTATTTTGCAGATTATTGTAAAAATAATGGTGAAGTAATTGATACAAATGTAGTAAAAGACTTCTTAACTAAAGAGTATCAATATTTAAAATCTTTAGTAGATAAAGAAGGTAAATATAATGTTTTTGAAATCAAAAACAGAATGAAAGAAATCATGTGGGATAAGGTGGCCATCTTTAGAACAGGTGAAGGTTTGAAAGAAGCAGTAGATGAACTTGAAAAACTTTATAAAGATTCTCAAGACGTTAAAGTACATTGTAAAGAACTTGATTGTGCAAATCCAGAGCTTGAAGAAGCGTATAGAGTGCCAAGAATGTTAAAAATAGCACTTTGTGTAGCTTATGGAGCACTTTTAAGAACAGAAAGTCGTGGGGCGCATTATAGGGAAGATTATCCAAAAAGAGATGATTTAAATTGGATGAAAAGAACTAATACTTTTTGGGTAGAAGGCGAAACTTTGCCACGCATAGAATACGAAGAGCTTGATATTATGAAAATGGAAATTCCACCAGCATTCCGTGGATACGGTGCTAAAGGAAATATTATAGAAAATCCTTTAAGTGAAAAACGCCAAGCTGAAGTGGATGCTATCCGTGAAAAAATGGAAGCTGAAGGCAAAGGTCGTTATGAAATTCAAAACGCTTTAATGCCTTATGAATTGCAAGCTAAATATAAAGCACCAAACCAAAGAATAGGAGTTGATTATGAGTAG
- the frdB gene encoding fumarate reductase iron-sulfur subunit translates to MSRKLTIKAFKYNPLSKISKPHFVTYELEETPFMTVFVCLTLIREKMDADLSFDFVCRAGICGSCAMMINGVPKLACKTLTKDYLDGVIELMPMPAFRHIKDLSVNTGEWFEDMCKRVESWVHNEKETDISKLEERIEPEVADETFELDRCIECGICVASCATKLMRPNFIAATGLLRTARYLQDPHDHRSVEDFYELVGDDDGVFGCMSLLACEDNCPKELPLQSKIAYMRRQLVAQRNK, encoded by the coding sequence ATGAGTAGAAAATTGACAATAAAGGCATTTAAATACAATCCTTTAAGCAAAATTTCTAAACCACATTTTGTGACTTATGAGCTTGAAGAAACTCCTTTTATGACGGTTTTTGTATGTTTGACTTTGATCCGTGAAAAAATGGATGCAGATCTGAGTTTTGACTTTGTTTGTCGTGCAGGGATTTGCGGATCTTGTGCAATGATGATTAATGGAGTGCCAAAACTTGCTTGTAAAACTTTGACTAAAGATTATCTTGATGGAGTGATAGAGCTTATGCCTATGCCTGCATTTAGACATATTAAAGATTTAAGCGTGAATACAGGCGAGTGGTTTGAAGACATGTGTAAACGTGTTGAAAGCTGGGTGCATAATGAAAAAGAAACTGATATTTCTAAACTTGAAGAACGTATTGAGCCAGAAGTTGCGGATGAAACTTTTGAACTTGATCGTTGTATAGAGTGTGGAATTTGTGTAGCTTCTTGTGCAACTAAACTTATGCGCCCAAATTTCATAGCTGCTACAGGGCTTTTAAGAACAGCTAGATATTTACAAGATCCGCATGACCATAGAAGTGTGGAAGATTTTTATGAATTAGTAGGCGATGATGATGGTGTTTTTGGTTGTATGTCATTGCTTGCTTGTGAAGATAATTGCCCTAAAGAATTACCTTTACAAAGTAAAATCGCTTATATGAGAAGACAACTTGTCGCTCAAAGAAATAAATAA
- a CDS encoding dynamin family protein produces the protein MKELFQKVWQNELQFLNFDAKFQDKSKLDTAECAIILSVNKDNYERYFLLKEFQELCKKIDLRVDIFSIQNAQICILNLFKSGFVPKQDLLKALKILEKISKNTEIFDFISQEKVQSIDQKALFQNDFKELNAINLELQKLSFDENLKSRLQKTLEKFQNLEFNIAITGVMNAGKSSLLNALLKEDFLGVSNIPETANLTVLSYGKSEEAKIYFWDRKEWQNILESSHFNADLKEFIDKLDKSVNIEDFIKDKPLIQNIALCELKNFSSAKNKISALIKKIEIKSHLEFLKNNISIVDTPGLDDVVVQREIVTNEYLKESDFLIHLMNASQSLTQKDADFLVHCLLNSRLSKFLIVLTKVDLLSKKDLEEVIVYTKESLKSRLVDLDENLVEKIDFLCVSAKMASDFYKGLASKESLQKSGMQEFENYLFNELYAGEKSKIALRAYKKELHLELKNILSEYEMQNRLIKENKQGVSEENQKLLLELQKQNTLLKEAQDEISNSVVKLKNIDSGIDNLVLLLAKKLKERLIDEFKYLKNNAQKLNLSRILNIVDITTKDGINDILREIKFENIKKIEELKTNLSLKYDFLKDDFDNGFEGFKDGISKNIDSIFQSEKFALLRLKIEKLSNLKSDLYELETNLDTVIFDTFKEFKMSEILNSLNINGAFFEFLNDKLKHYEKNQKSKLESLEKVLQSLKNQDANILNSFEENLEKIEKLKQLEMGLLNAD, from the coding sequence ATGAAAGAATTATTCCAAAAAGTTTGGCAAAATGAACTCCAATTTTTAAATTTTGATGCTAAATTTCAAGATAAAAGCAAACTTGATACGGCCGAGTGTGCGATTATTTTAAGTGTCAATAAAGACAATTATGAAAGATATTTTCTCTTAAAAGAATTTCAAGAGCTTTGCAAAAAAATTGATTTAAGAGTGGATATTTTTAGTATACAAAATGCTCAAATTTGTATTTTAAATCTTTTTAAATCAGGTTTTGTTCCAAAGCAAGATTTGCTTAAAGCTTTGAAAATTTTAGAAAAAATTTCAAAAAATACTGAAATATTTGATTTTATTTCACAAGAAAAAGTTCAAAGTATAGATCAAAAAGCTTTATTTCAAAATGATTTTAAAGAATTAAACGCCATTAATTTGGAGCTTCAAAAGCTAAGTTTTGATGAAAATTTAAAATCGAGACTTCAAAAAACTTTGGAAAAATTTCAAAATTTAGAGTTTAATATAGCCATCACTGGCGTGATGAATGCAGGAAAATCAAGCCTTTTAAATGCTCTTTTAAAAGAAGATTTTTTAGGGGTTTCAAACATACCTGAAACAGCTAATTTAACAGTATTAAGCTATGGTAAGAGTGAAGAAGCAAAGATATATTTTTGGGATAGAAAAGAATGGCAAAATATACTTGAAAGTTCGCACTTTAATGCAGATTTAAAAGAATTTATTGACAAGCTGGATAAGAGTGTAAATATAGAGGATTTTATCAAAGATAAACCTTTAATACAAAATATCGCACTTTGCGAGCTTAAAAATTTCAGTTCAGCTAAAAATAAAATTTCAGCTTTAATTAAAAAAATAGAAATTAAAAGTCATTTAGAATTTTTAAAAAATAATATTTCCATAGTTGATACTCCAGGGCTTGATGATGTTGTAGTTCAAAGAGAAATTGTTACAAATGAGTATCTTAAAGAAAGTGATTTTTTAATTCATTTAATGAATGCTTCTCAAAGTTTGACTCAAAAAGATGCAGACTTTTTGGTGCATTGTCTTTTAAACTCAAGGCTGAGTAAGTTTTTAATTGTTTTAACTAAAGTGGATTTGTTAAGCAAAAAGGATTTAGAAGAAGTCATTGTTTATACCAAGGAAAGCTTAAAATCAAGACTTGTGGATTTAGATGAAAATTTAGTGGAAAAGATTGATTTTTTATGTGTGAGCGCTAAAATGGCAAGTGATTTTTATAAAGGTTTAGCGTCCAAGGAAAGCTTGCAAAAAAGTGGTATGCAAGAATTTGAAAACTATCTTTTTAACGAGCTTTATGCAGGAGAAAAAAGTAAGATTGCCTTAAGAGCTTACAAAAAAGAATTACATTTAGAGCTTAAAAATATTCTAAGCGAATATGAAATGCAAAATCGTCTTATTAAGGAGAATAAACAAGGTGTAAGTGAAGAAAATCAAAAGCTTTTACTTGAACTTCAAAAGCAAAACACCTTATTAAAAGAAGCACAAGATGAAATTTCAAATTCCGTTGTAAAACTTAAAAATATAGATAGTGGCATAGATAATCTTGTTTTACTTTTGGCTAAAAAATTAAAAGAACGCTTGATAGATGAGTTTAAATATTTAAAAAATAATGCACAAAAGCTTAATCTTTCTCGTATTTTAAATATAGTTGATATTACCACAAAAGATGGGATTAATGATATTTTAAGGGAAATTAAATTTGAAAATATCAAAAAAATCGAGGAGCTTAAAACAAATTTATCTTTAAAATATGATTTTTTAAAAGATGATTTTGATAATGGTTTTGAAGGTTTTAAAGATGGAATTTCAAAAAATATAGATAGTATTTTTCAAAGCGAAAAATTTGCACTTTTAAGATTGAAAATTGAAAAATTAAGCAATCTAAAATCAGATTTATATGAGCTTGAAACGAATTTAGATACGGTTATTTTTGATACTTTTAAAGAATTTAAAATGAGCGAAATTTTAAACTCTTTAAATATCAATGGAGCATTTTTTGAGTTTTTAAATGATAAATTAAAACATTATGAAAAAAATCAAAAATCAAAATTAGAAAGTCTTGAAAAAGTTTTACAGAGTCTGAAAAATCAAGATGCTAATATTTTAAATTCTTTTGAAGAAAATTTAGAAAAAATTGAAAAATTAAAACAACTTGAAATGGGGCTTTTAAATGCAGATTAA
- a CDS encoding dynamin family protein, which yields MQINLLNDFIKAYENTYSVSFDDSFKGRIQELCKELNEPFMHASYALENELKELVFSLDKNVNIAIIGQFSSGKSSLLNLILRCDCLPTGVVPVTFKPTFLRYAKEYFLRVEFEDGSDIITNIEKLAFYTDQRNEVKQAKSLHIFAPIPLLEKITLVDTPGLNANENDTLTTLDELKNIHGAIWLSLIDNAGKKSEEDAIKANLELLGENSICVLNQKDKLNTEELDNVLNYAKSVFLKYFDELITISCKEAKDEQSYEKSNFQSLLDFLTQLDTTALKEKFVKRKILNLCEILEDENQLFVGIFDRLLNQFQSYEKHLLLAYEKFLKEIEILNHQILEQLKSISERISSEIFASVKEKDAYFYKESKGFLKKDLYTRYDYKAPYISSDDAFLAMFYNSDVMSKEFKKIKNELYKSFEEIKMKLKDFINILEREILLFKAEFSNIQKDHIFQSDKNFSELRAFCNASDEYFLKDFKELLFKSILELDLFFEKLNLKAFTNYENATKLSLAFFSRKINESRVLYELDSSEFVLFYPKKSEIYERVLNELNVYEFEALLINKPILTKIAKNFLEQSQILIQEKSKFLDLKKAELRKRRVQILNVRESIKED from the coding sequence ATGCAGATTAATCTTTTAAATGATTTTATAAAAGCCTATGAAAATACTTATAGTGTGAGCTTTGATGATAGTTTTAAAGGGCGTATTCAAGAGCTTTGCAAAGAACTTAACGAGCCTTTTATGCACGCAAGTTATGCTTTAGAAAATGAATTAAAAGAGCTTGTGTTTTCTTTAGATAAGAATGTTAATATCGCTATTATAGGGCAGTTTTCAAGTGGTAAATCAAGTTTGCTAAATTTGATCTTGAGGTGTGATTGTTTGCCTACGGGTGTTGTTCCTGTTACTTTTAAACCTACTTTTTTACGCTATGCAAAAGAATATTTTTTAAGAGTAGAATTTGAAGATGGAAGTGATATTATCACAAATATAGAAAAATTAGCCTTTTATACGGATCAAAGAAATGAAGTAAAACAAGCAAAAAGTTTGCATATTTTTGCACCCATTCCTTTACTTGAAAAAATCACTCTTGTAGATACTCCAGGTTTAAATGCAAATGAAAATGATACTTTAACAACTCTTGATGAGCTTAAAAATATTCATGGGGCGATTTGGTTAAGTTTGATTGATAATGCAGGCAAAAAAAGTGAAGAAGATGCTATAAAAGCAAATTTAGAACTTTTAGGAGAAAATAGCATTTGTGTATTAAATCAAAAAGATAAATTAAACACAGAAGAGCTAGATAATGTTTTAAATTATGCAAAAAGTGTATTTTTAAAATATTTTGATGAGCTTATTACCATTTCTTGCAAAGAAGCTAAAGATGAGCAAAGCTATGAAAAATCTAATTTTCAATCTTTACTTGATTTTTTAACTCAGCTAGATACAACAGCTTTAAAAGAAAAATTTGTTAAAAGAAAAATTTTAAATTTATGCGAAATTTTAGAAGATGAAAACCAACTTTTTGTAGGTATTTTTGATCGTTTATTAAATCAATTTCAAAGTTATGAAAAGCATTTACTTTTAGCGTATGAAAAATTTTTAAAAGAGATTGAAATTTTAAATCATCAGATTTTAGAACAGCTTAAAAGCATTAGCGAAAGAATTTCTAGTGAAATTTTTGCAAGTGTTAAGGAAAAAGATGCTTATTTTTACAAAGAAAGCAAAGGATTTTTAAAGAAAGATTTATACACAAGATATGATTATAAAGCGCCTTATATTTCAAGCGACGATGCTTTTTTGGCGATGTTTTATAATAGTGATGTGATGAGTAAAGAGTTTAAAAAAATCAAAAATGAACTTTATAAATCTTTTGAAGAAATCAAGATGAAATTAAAAGATTTTATAAACATACTTGAAAGAGAAATTTTGCTTTTTAAAGCAGAATTTTCAAACATACAAAAAGATCACATTTTCCAAAGTGATAAAAATTTTAGTGAATTAAGAGCTTTTTGCAATGCAAGCGATGAGTACTTTTTGAAAGATTTTAAAGAGCTTTTATTTAAAAGTATTTTAGAACTTGATTTATTTTTTGAAAAATTAAATCTTAAGGCTTTTACAAATTATGAAAATGCTACAAAACTAAGCCTTGCATTTTTTAGTCGTAAAATCAATGAAAGCCGTGTTCTTTATGAGCTTGATAGTTCTGAATTTGTACTTTTTTATCCTAAAAAAAGTGAAATTTATGAAAGAGTTTTAAATGAATTAAATGTTTATGAGTTTGAAGCTTTGCTTATTAATAAGCCTATTTTGACAAAAATTGCAAAAAATTTTTTAGAACAAAGTCAAATTTTAATCCAAGAAAAAAGTAAATTTTTAGATCTTAAAAAAGCAGAACTTCGAAAAAGAAGAGTACAGATTTTAAATGTTAGAGAAAGTATAAAGGAAGATTGA
- a CDS encoding tetratricopeptide repeat protein → MRIFLALFLFFNSLLALSELEEGLKLYEANKFDKAYEIFKSLCEKDISKACFSLAFMYESAKGMSKDLNQAYKFYDKACKLGLASACSNMALLLQNQGYKNEALLAFNKACTLGESLSCNNIALFYEKEKDGQMASSFYKRSCDLKNARACYQLGSLYDKGELVKASVKSALAFYSKSCTLGFGESCYLLGRYNQLEKQDLTKAKRYFGMACDQKHQEACAAYKELNSKDIELY, encoded by the coding sequence ATGAGAATATTTTTAGCTTTATTTTTATTTTTTAATTCATTACTTGCATTAAGTGAATTAGAAGAAGGTTTAAAACTTTATGAAGCAAATAAATTTGATAAAGCTTATGAAATTTTTAAAAGCCTTTGTGAAAAAGATATTTCTAAAGCTTGTTTTTCTTTAGCTTTTATGTACGAAAGTGCTAAGGGTATGAGTAAGGATTTAAATCAAGCTTATAAATTTTATGATAAAGCTTGCAAATTAGGTTTAGCAAGTGCGTGTTCTAATATGGCTTTGCTTTTGCAAAATCAAGGTTATAAAAATGAAGCTCTTTTGGCTTTTAATAAAGCTTGTACTTTAGGAGAATCGTTAAGTTGTAATAATATAGCTTTATTTTATGAAAAAGAAAAAGATGGACAAATGGCCTCAAGTTTTTATAAAAGATCTTGTGATTTAAAAAATGCAAGAGCTTGTTATCAATTAGGGTCTTTATATGATAAAGGAGAGCTTGTTAAAGCAAGTGTAAAATCTGCCCTTGCTTTTTATTCTAAATCTTGCACTTTAGGTTTTGGTGAGTCTTGTTATTTGTTAGGACGCTATAATCAACTAGAAAAACAAGATTTAACAAAGGCAAAAAGATATTTTGGTATGGCTTGTGATCAAAAACATCAAGAAGCTTGTGCAGCTTATAAAGAACTTAATTCTAAAGATATAGAGCTTTATTAA
- a CDS encoding gluconate 2-dehydrogenase subunit 3 family protein has translation MQDNIIDRRSFFKLGLLGGSVVAASTIGGGAVLKAAELTHSHQASQGKSNKVRGRMFFQTQTEFDTLSAACERIYPKDEQGEGAIGLGVPYFIDNQLASAYGYNDREYMQGPFIEGKAEQGYQTPMQRKDIFLEGVHALEENAQKRYKKSFSLLKGGDQDKILSDFEKGKIQTTGFKSSYFFTLLRDMTVAGVLADPIYGGNDNKNGWRMMQYPGAQMSYVDKIASDEFFNIEPMSLADMES, from the coding sequence ATGCAAGACAATATTATTGATCGCAGAAGCTTTTTTAAACTAGGGCTTTTAGGTGGTTCTGTAGTAGCAGCTAGTACTATAGGTGGCGGTGCTGTTTTAAAGGCAGCAGAACTTACGCATTCGCATCAAGCTTCACAAGGAAAATCAAATAAAGTTAGAGGTAGAATGTTTTTTCAAACTCAAACTGAATTTGATACCTTAAGTGCAGCCTGTGAAAGAATTTATCCTAAAGATGAGCAAGGAGAAGGAGCTATAGGTTTAGGTGTGCCTTATTTTATCGATAATCAGCTAGCTAGTGCTTATGGTTATAATGATAGAGAATATATGCAAGGACCTTTCATTGAGGGTAAAGCTGAACAAGGCTATCAAACTCCTATGCAACGCAAAGATATTTTTTTAGAAGGTGTGCATGCTCTTGAAGAAAATGCTCAAAAGCGTTATAAAAAATCTTTTTCTCTGCTTAAAGGTGGAGATCAGGATAAAATTCTAAGCGATTTTGAAAAAGGAAAAATTCAAACTACGGGTTTTAAATCTTCTTATTTTTTCACTCTTTTAAGAGATATGACAGTAGCTGGAGTTTTAGCTGATCCAATTTATGGTGGAAATGATAATAAAAATGGTTGGAGAATGATGCAATATCCAGGCGCACAAATGAGCTATGTGGATAAAATTGCAAGTGATGAATTTTTTAACATTGAACCTATGAGTTTAGCAGATATGGAGAGTTAA
- a CDS encoding GMC family oxidoreductase: MAEVLKKVDVVTVGAGWTGGIVAAELTKAGLNVLSLERGHMQSTENFNFIHDEWRYGINYGLMQDCSKDTVTFRHDPSGLALPYRKMGSFLLGNNVGGAGVHWNGWTFRFMPYDFEIQTLSKQRYGNKLGNDYTLQDWGVTYKDMEPYYDRFEKTCGVSGEPNPLAEKMGAFRSSPYPQEPLENTKMLKRFESAAKSSNLHTYRLPASNSKGGYTNPDGQDLAPCQYCAYCERFGCEYGAKASPLNTVIPKAMSTGKYTIRTYSNVTQILKKDGKVTGVKFVDTRTMKEYIQPADIVVLTSYMFNNAKLLMVSNIGEQYDPKTGKGTLGRNYCYQMNMGTTAFFDEQFNTFMGSGALGTTSDDFNGDNFDHSKEKFLHGAMIYSVQLGTRPMQSAPLPAGAPTWGAEFKKALNYNFTRAITVAGQGASLPHKNNYLSLDPTYKDAFGMPLLRLTYNFTDQDRALHKFITDKTAEVAKRMQGVKSIKKGAYLKDYSVVPYQSTHNTGGTTMGADRETSVVNTYLQHWDADNLFVVGAGNFQHNSGYNPTDTVGALAYRCAEGILKYHKSGKSLA, encoded by the coding sequence ATGGCTGAAGTATTAAAAAAAGTAGATGTGGTAACAGTTGGAGCAGGATGGACTGGAGGTATAGTGGCTGCAGAGCTTACTAAAGCAGGTTTGAATGTACTTAGTTTAGAACGCGGACATATGCAAAGTACTGAAAATTTTAATTTTATCCATGATGAGTGGAGATACGGGATTAATTATGGTTTGATGCAAGATTGCTCGAAAGACACTGTGACTTTTCGCCATGATCCTAGCGGTTTAGCCTTACCTTATCGTAAAATGGGTTCGTTTTTATTGGGTAATAATGTTGGCGGTGCAGGGGTGCATTGGAATGGTTGGACTTTTAGGTTTATGCCTTATGACTTTGAAATTCAAACCCTAAGCAAACAAAGATATGGTAATAAATTAGGTAATGATTATACCTTGCAAGATTGGGGTGTGACTTATAAGGATATGGAGCCTTATTATGATAGATTTGAAAAAACCTGTGGGGTATCAGGTGAGCCAAATCCTTTAGCGGAAAAAATGGGAGCTTTTAGATCCAGTCCTTATCCACAAGAACCTCTTGAAAATACTAAAATGCTTAAACGATTTGAAAGTGCAGCAAAAAGTTCAAATTTACACACTTATCGTTTGCCAGCTTCAAATTCTAAAGGTGGCTATACAAACCCTGATGGTCAAGATTTAGCTCCTTGTCAATACTGTGCGTATTGTGAGCGTTTTGGTTGTGAGTATGGCGCAAAAGCAAGTCCTTTAAACACAGTAATTCCAAAGGCTATGAGCACAGGTAAATACACTATACGCACTTATAGCAATGTAACGCAAATTCTTAAAAAAGACGGAAAAGTAACGGGGGTAAAATTTGTCGATACTAGAACGATGAAAGAGTATATTCAACCTGCTGATATAGTTGTGCTTACAAGTTATATGTTTAACAATGCTAAGCTTTTAATGGTAAGCAACATAGGTGAGCAATACGATCCAAAAACAGGTAAAGGAACTTTAGGTAGAAATTATTGTTATCAAATGAACATGGGTACAACAGCTTTCTTTGATGAGCAATTTAACACCTTCATGGGTTCAGGTGCTTTAGGAACTACGAGTGATGATTTTAACGGAGATAATTTTGATCATTCTAAGGAAAAATTCCTTCATGGAGCTATGATTTATAGCGTTCAGCTTGGAACTCGCCCTATGCAATCAGCCCCACTTCCAGCAGGAGCTCCAACTTGGGGTGCTGAATTTAAAAAAGCATTAAACTATAATTTCACAAGAGCTATTACCGTAGCAGGACAAGGTGCTTCTTTGCCTCATAAGAATAATTATTTAAGTCTTGATCCAACTTATAAAGATGCTTTTGGTATGCCACTTTTACGCTTAACTTATAATTTCACCGATCAAGATAGAGCTTTGCATAAATTTATTACAGATAAAACAGCTGAAGTAGCAAAAAGAATGCAAGGAGTAAAATCAATCAAAAAAGGTGCTTATCTTAAGGATTATAGCGTTGTGCCTTATCAATCTACTCATAACACAGGTGGAACAACAATGGGTGCAGATAGAGAAACTAGTGTGGTTAATACTTATTTACAACACTGGGATGCGGATAATCTTTTTGTTGTAGGAGCAGGAAATTTCCAACACAATAGTGGATATAATCCAACTGATACTGTGGGAGCTTTGGCTTATCGCTGTGCTGAAGGTATTTTAAAATATCATAAAAGTGGAAAAAGCTTAGCTTGA